Genomic DNA from Entomoplasma freundtii:
GCCCATGGTTCACTGGTGCCTTTACTACTAATGATGAATTATTTAATGAATTTGAAAAAGTAACCCAAGAAACTGGAGAACACATTTGACGTTTGCCAGTGCTTCCAGAACATTTAGAAAAAATGCAAGAATCAACGATTGCTGATTTAACAAATTCGGAAAAGGGTCGTCAAGCTGGTTCATCCACTGCTGCTGCTTTCTTAAACTCATTTGCCGAAGAAAAACCTTACCTCCATTTAGATATTGCTGCGACTGCCGATAATGGTAAACGTGGTACTGGGGTTATGGTTAAAACTATTTTCGAATGATTAAATAAATAAGCCAATTTAAGACTCTAAAAAATCAAAACCTTATCGAAGGTTTTGATTTTTTTAAATTGCGAGAAAAACCATTTTCGATAGGTTAAAATCAAAGATAATATGCTCGTAAACATACGAAGCATGAAGAAACGAAATTAAGGGGAATTGATATGGAATTGACCACATGAACAATTTATCAAGGTAAAGATTTAAAAAACATTGAAAATAAGGTAATTACACAAGGAGAATTTCCTTTCTTATTATTACGTCCAGACTTAAATAAAGGTAACGAAGTGCTTGGCTTAGCCATTATTGATGATTATGTCGCTTCGGCAGTTATGGACTTAGTTAACCGACCTTTAGGAGCGAAGGAGTTAACCGAAATCTTTAAAGATAAAATGGGCTTGGTTAATACAAAAAATATTCAAGATTACAAATTAAAGGATGAAAATATTTCGCAAAAACCAATCCAGGCGCAAAATATTAAAACTTTGATGGAAACTTATAATATTTTAATCAAAGAAAAACCAATTACTTTTAATACTGAGGATTATGATACTGATCAAAAAGTCAAAGATAAACAAAACGTCTTTTTGGAATTAAACTTTCAAAACATGCCTACTCACCAATTAATTAATGCGATTAATTCAGGAATGACAGATTTCTATAAACGCTTAAATGAGTTGCGTGAGCCAACCTTAACTGAACATGAACGCCAAGAAAAAATGCTGCAAATGAATGGTTTAGAAACCAACCTTATCTTTTTCTTTGAGCAAACTTTAAAACGTATGGACGAAATCATTGCTCAACAAGATAAACGTATCAAAGAACTTGAAGCAACAACTAAACAACCAAACATTCAGGATGAACCTAATAAAAACGAAAATTAATAAGGAGACCAATATAGATGAAGCGATCAGAAGCGGAAGCAAAATATAAATGAGATTTTAGCCACCTTTATCCCCATACCGAAGCTTGAAAAGAAGATTTAGAAAAACTTACTAAAACAATTCCAGCTTTTGAAAACTACAAAGGAAAACTAGACAAAAAGGAAGAATTTTTAGCCTATCTCGATTTTAATCAGCAAGTCGATTTATTGGTGAATAAACTTGCTCAGTTTTTACATTATGGAGATGTCGATACTAGTAACCAAGTTTACCAAGAACTTGAAGGTTTATTAATGACTGAATTTCAAAAAATTAATGTCGCGACAGCTTTTCTAGCTCCTGAAATTAAAACAATTGGTGAAAACCAAGTTCTTAATTGACTTGAGGAAGATGGCAAATACCATAAATATCGCTATGGATTAAAGATGTTTTTCAAAGACGCTCCCCATATTTTAGAAGATCGTGATGAGGAATTACTTTCTAAGGTTAGCCGTTCTCGTGGCCATAGTTCAGGATTATATGATACTTTGGCCTATGCAGATCGCACTGACCAAATGATTGACTACCACGGTGAAAAACGACCTTTGACAACTAGTTTAATGATGGAAATTTCTGAAGATTCTGATCCTGTGAAGGACCAAAAACTTCGTCAAGAAGCCAGCCATTTATTCACTAAAAATTTTAGTGATCATAAACATAGTTTTGCATCTATTTATGAAGGCATCCTTTTGGCTTCAACAGAATCAACAAAACTTCGTAATTACAAAAGTGCATTGGAAGCTAGTTTAATTGGCGATTCAATTCCAACCGAAGTTTACTTTAAACTTTTAGAAGTAGGAAAGAAAAACGTCCACTTATTCAAAAATTATCATCAATTTTTGAAAGATTATTTTAAATTAGATAAGTTTTATCCGACTGATCGCCAATTAAAAATGGTAACTGATTATAACCGCACTTTTAGTGTTGAAGAAGCACAAAGTCTTATTCGTGAAGCACTAAAAGTATTGGGGCCAGAGTATATTGAAAATTTAGCAATTGCTTGAAGTGATCACCATATTGATTATTTTGAAGATACTAATAAACGTGATGGAGCTTATTCAAGTGGAGGAGCTAAGCTAAATCCGATTATCTTAATGAACTGGGATGATAAATTAAACTCTGTCCATACCTTAGCCCATGAGTCTGGCCATTCTGTTCATACTCTATTGGCTGATGCCAACCAACCATATCCACTCAGTGAATACCCCATTGTTTTAGCCGAAGTAGCCTCGACAATTAACGAACACCTTTTATTTGACTATATGTACAAATCGGCCCAAACAAAAGAAGAAAAAATTTATTTACTTCAACAAAGAATTTTTGACTTGC
This window encodes:
- the pepF gene encoding oligoendopeptidase F — its product is MKRSEAEAKYKWDFSHLYPHTEAWKEDLEKLTKTIPAFENYKGKLDKKEEFLAYLDFNQQVDLLVNKLAQFLHYGDVDTSNQVYQELEGLLMTEFQKINVATAFLAPEIKTIGENQVLNWLEEDGKYHKYRYGLKMFFKDAPHILEDRDEELLSKVSRSRGHSSGLYDTLAYADRTDQMIDYHGEKRPLTTSLMMEISEDSDPVKDQKLRQEASHLFTKNFSDHKHSFASIYEGILLASTESTKLRNYKSALEASLIGDSIPTEVYFKLLEVGKKNVHLFKNYHQFLKDYFKLDKFYPTDRQLKMVTDYNRTFSVEEAQSLIREALKVLGPEYIENLAIAWSDHHIDYFEDTNKRDGAYSSGGAKLNPIILMNWDDKLNSVHTLAHESGHSVHTLLADANQPYPLSEYPIVLAEVASTINEHLLFDYMYKSAQTKEEKIYLLQQRIFDLLSTFTRQIQFAAFEHEAHELVEKGQPLTADILAKLFKNVQNEYGYDVFDEVDAQKLGYGWPRISHFFHSPYYVYKYAIDLVASYKLYHDIKEGNTATTLNFLKAGGHKEPLEILKDAGVDFTKEETYQPLIDGIQEYLEELKALTNA